The Marasmius oreades isolate 03SP1 chromosome 2, whole genome shotgun sequence genomic sequence TTCGCAGATGAGAAAAAAAGTGATATTCGTGAAGTGCTTATGAACACCATCGGTCTTTTGCAATCTGAGAAGCGAATGAAGATATCAATTGAATAGCAAGCTCCGCTGCGCACCTATTCCATTCATCGATGACAGATCCATCGCCTCCAGTTGCTTCTAAGGATCCTCCGACAAGAAGATCTAAGTGATCATGAAGTTGCGAAGGCATCCAGTGGCGGTCAGGGAAAGAACGAGTATTATTCTAATCTATCCAGGCGGGATATCGAGGGAGAGGTATTCGACTCCTTGTTGGAAAGTTGTCAACGTTAATTTTAGTCAGTGAGTCGATTACCTTTCCAGCACGTGAGAATCACATTCACCGTCTGATCCCACAAGCTGACTCTTCGACATGGAAATATTATTCGGAAAGATATCTTAAATATCTTTCAAGGAATAGGTACAAGAGAGCGCAACCGTAGCGCAAGCGCAGATACCAAGAATTTTGACTCAAAAGTCAGTGCTCCGCACCACTCTCGATTGCCTCCACCGATACCTCTCAAATTCTGCCCTAGCAGCTCGTTGCGATGGGTGGTCGCCGGGTGAAACGGCTTGAAGTGTGGTAGATTGCTGAGGAAGGCCAAATCGACTCAAGGGCCAAATGACACACACCATACGCGAATCTATTAACGAGGCAGAAACCTTGAAAGATCGTACCGTCAATGACTTGTCAAGTACCTTGGGACTTACTCACCGGACCAAAACGGTTACTGTCGTCACTACGGAAAGGCTCGTCTCCTAAAGAATAAAAAGATTGGAACGTAGTTTGTACAGCATTACCCACCCTCTATCCAAACATGTCCCGTAGGAACTACAACTTCAGCTTCCTGACGAATGTTACCTGGAGAGCCCACGTGACTGGAAGAATTCATAGATTTTACCTTATAAGGTGGTAACGTCTTGACTAGGTCTCCTGGTAAAGCTATGATTCTCTTCACTAACGTTCGTTCAGGGTTTTCTGGTGATCTGCTCGCGAGTCGGAATCAGTGCAGCGCAGCCGGAGGAAAGCGTACTTCAGAGTAACGATATCTTCTCTTTGAAACCGTTGAAGAGTATGGATGGCAAATCGGTCGAATAATGCAATATCTTTGCGGAGCGATGAATCAGGATTGAGCGTGGGCTAAAGACTGAGATAAACGTCCGTTCTTCGGCGATGAGAGGAAGCCACGCACCTGCATACTTCGCCCCGAAACCGTTTTCAAGTTGTAGAAATACTGTCCTAGAACAACAACCGTGGGTCCCCAATATACATAACGCCAGACTCTCGACTGCCGAGTTTTCTTTGGCCGGTCAGTTGTTGGTCGCAAGCGGCTGAAACGCTCTAATATCCGCTTCAGCATGACATTTGAGTACCTTCGAACTCAGAAATTCGAggtttgaaatttgaaagcCTGGACTGCTTTACATGCGTGAGAATTAACTTCCAAAGTCAACGGCTCAAACGCGTCAGTCTTTCACCACTCGAGCATCCTTCCTCTCGATACGCGAGCTCAATTCATCGGGCAACGGCCAACACGACGCTTTTTGGAACGCTTTACTTTGTGTAGCGCAGAATTTAAAGCAGCGATGTCGGCCCCTGCGTGAGCACTTCCATTCTCACTTCTTACTGAGGTGGACGTACTCATCCAGCTCAACAGAGTCTCTCTGTATCTTGACCCACAAATCCGGGATTGGGTTCTCTTTCCCATTACCCTTGTCATGGTACTGTCTATTACTGTGGATTTGGAGCAAGCTCAACTCCTTTGGTAGATATTAGTGGGCATACTTCGACACTACGTGGTTCTTTTACTGCAGTCTGCCCCCAAAAAACTGTCGCGAGTGGCTATTCGCGAACAGTAAGTGATCATTCTATGTCAGTACTCAATGATTGAACTTCAGTTTGTCCTATAGTCGCGCCCTCACTCGTTCTCAGATTTTGCGTGCAACAGCCGCCAGTTCTCCCGTCCCTCCACCTTTATACAAATCTATATCTGGCTATCTAATGGAAGCATTTGATTCTGGCGCTTACCTCAAGGACGGTCCACCCAAGGATGACACCCCGCAAGCACCTCCAAATCCAATGTCCGACCCTGCTGCAATGGATGGTATGATGGCTGGAATGAAGACCCAGATGGTGATGATGGTTCCCCAGATGCTTATCATGGGCTGGATCAATTTCTTCTTCCAAGGCTTTGTTTTGAGTATGTCTCACCGACTTTTTGCTCAACAAGACACATCTTGACGGCCTACTTTATAGTCAAGCTTCCCTTTCCGCTTACGCTCGGCTTCAAGTCTATGCTACAACGGGGTATTGAGACGCCGGACATGGATGTGAGATGGGTGTCTTCACTGTCTTGGTATTTCCTCAACTTCTTTGGGTTGAATGGATTATATCGCCTCATTCTCGGGAATGATAATGGTGCACACATTTCTTTTTGCCCTTGTCTATTAACAGCTCAACTGCCACTCTAGCCGCCGACTCTTCGCAAGCTATGATGGCTTCTCCTTTTGCGGGGGCGGGAGTCACACCTGGACAACCACAGGACTTCAATAAACTCTTCAAGGCTGAGAAGGATAATCTTGCGTTTGCCGAGGGCCTTTATACATGGGTTGGAGATGATGTGGAGGAACGTTTACTTCGAAAATATGGCAAGTTGCCCAAAATATAGGCGAATGGAATAAAGAATCTATTCTTGGTGAATCCATCTAATAAAGCACCCATCCCGATTATACAATATATGATACATTGCGAGTGGATGTTCAATCATATGTACACTACGTAGTCCTATATTCGAAAGCGTGTCCGCCAAACCTTGTGCTCGTCATAGTTACCGAACGCCACCACCATGAGGACCCAGCGAGGATAGTAGAGTCAAACTACAAAGTATATTTAAGTAATGAACCTGAATGAACTAGGGCACAAACATACAATTCAAATGAAAAAAGTACAGCTTCGAGGCGCAGAAACAATTACACCAATCCGTCATATAGAGAGAGAGCCTGCGAACCGATCTGAGTAACTACACCAAGACAGAAGTGGCTAAGACGAACCTGTACTATGGTTGGATCTTGCTTACTTCCTTCTACAAATTCCTCAAATGTGAGCTTTGCATCCTTGTCACGATCCATGTTCTTGAAAATCTTGTCCACGCGCTGATTTAACAGCTTTAGTGCCAAAATGGGATACGACGGTTCGAAAAGACGGGCGTGCCTTTTCTGGAGTATCCTCGTCGTTAGGTAGCTTAACCATCTCGCCAGTCATCTTGTATATTGCCTGGACGATTTGAAGCATTTCGTCGTAAGTGATGGTTCCATCTTTGTCTATATCGTAGAGTTGGAAAGCCCCTATCGTTAATGATGTAAGATGGACGAGCGCTATTACAAGGGACCAACGATCGGAAAACGTACATTTCAGTTTCTCGTCCAATCTACCTCGACTTGTGACGCTGAGTGCACAGATGAACTCCTTGAAATCTATGGTTCCGTTCTTGTTCTCatcgaagacgttgaagaCGTAGTCCGCGAACTCGGTAGGATCACCGAATGGGAAGAACTGTTTGTATATCCGACCAAATTCTGCCTTGTCAAGCTGGCCTGATGGACAATCCTTCCTGAAACCTTTATACCTGGAATTCGGGGGCATGAATTGAAGGTAGAAGTAAATTGCGGGTGTCACGATGACGCACCATTGCTGAAGTTCTTTCTTGTCGACTAAATGATGTCGATGATAATCATTAAGCGAAACAGAAGGACACCTACAGTAAGTATTCTTCTGAAGATCAGCAAGTTGCTCCGGTGACAGTTTTGACTGAGATTTGCCCATAATGAAGATTAGCAGTGATGAAGGAAAGTGCAGAGCACTGTGGGCCACGTGAGACAACTACTGTCGAACGACGAATACTCCACCGAAATGAGCGGGGACAACCGGTAATGCGTAATGCACGGTCAAAAGTCGTAATAAAGTAGGTATGTAATGCGGTAAATGGGTCTGGTTGCTACCAATGATACTATAACATTGACAATAAATTGAAGGTCTTCAGGATGGCGGTACAGTTCGGAGGTGGTCACTGGTGTTTGTCTCAGGtacagatagatagatagatagtgTCTGTAAGCCTCTACATTGATCTACATTCTATTTTATCTACTTGATATACCGCTTCACATTTTGCAATCTCTCAGCAGCCCTTCTGAGCGTGTCAGCATCTTTGCAGAAAGCGAATCGCAGGAAGTTCTCTCCAATCTTTGAATGCTCGGGGCAGTAGAACTAGGCGGAGCCGATCAGCAATGGTCTGTAAAGGAGGGCATTGAATGTACCTCGCTGACAGGAATGGAGGACACTCCGACCTCCAGCGCAAGGAACCAGCCAGCCCTACAAGGCCAGAAATAGGTCAAATTCGGGGGTCTGCAATCAGATGTTTGAATCATACTTGAAATCAAAGCCCCGTCCCTGCAGACTTTCGGGGAAAGGGTAGTCATCTGGAATTTGCACACGAGACACATCCTACTTTGAATTAGCTCAGGAGTTTGACAAATGTGGAGTACTCGACTCACCAAGAGAATAAAGTAACCACCTTCTGGATTTGTGTACGGTAAACCAAGCTGATCAAAGCAATCGATAAGAATCTGGCGCCTCTCCGCATATTCGTCTCGTTGGATTTGAAAGAAGTTCCTTTGCACTACTTGTTCAAGACCCGCGGCAACAGCTTCCTGGAGAGGTGAGTTTGAACAGAACACGATACGAGTGCTTGCAGCAAGAGTAGGTTGAATGAGGGACTGAGGTCCGATGAGCCAACCCACACGCCATCCGGTAGCAGCAAAAGCTTCTAAAAAACGGCAGAGCGTCAATCAGGCTCGTATTTGAATCCTAGAGCGCTACTCACTCCCTGCAGACCCCACAGTCACCGTACGGTCCCACATACCCGGAAGAGTTGCAATCCTGACGTGCTCTTTGCCATCGAATACCAGTTGATCATACTACGAGGATGACATCAGTGGACTGGACCGGCAGACAAGACAAAAAAAACGCACCACTTCATCCGACATGACGATCAAATTGAACTGCTCTGCGACTGCAGCGATAGCCTCCAGCTCTTTCCTCGTGAAAACTTTACCCACTGGGTTATGAGGTGTATTGACGACAATCATCTTGGTTCGAGGTGTAACAGCACGTCTGAAAGCGCCCGTTCAGCTTTTATCTGGTAGGAGAGGGTGCGAGGGCCATCATACCGCAATTCATCATTATCGATGGTCCAATCGTTACTCGTGCTCTTTCCGGACCCTTTGGGTGGATGGAGAGGGACGTAAACGGGTTTGCCGCCATTGAATACGACGGAAGGTAGGTATTGATCAAAGAAGGGTTCAAACAAGATCACTTCATCGTTGTGTTCCAAGAAAGCGGTCCAAACCGAATACTGGCCTAAAAAAATAAAAggaccttttgatgaaaaaACCTTCCTCCACCTTCACGGCCGACCGCGAAACGTACCTTCATTAGCGCCACTAGTAACCAGTATTTCTGTTTCTGCATTCAAATCTCTTTGAAGTTGGGGACCGTAGTAGGTTTTGATAGCTTCGCGAAGACGAAGGCGTCCTTTCGGGTGAGAGTAATGGTTGGCCATGACATTATTCAATGCTTGTTCAGCTGCCTCCGTCACCCATTTTGGGGGTGGGAAGTTCATGTATCCTTGTCCGAGGTTGATACAATCGGCAGGAAGGTTTGCGACGCTAGTAACGCGTCAGCGCAGGTTTACTGCAGAGTTTTCGATCACTGACTTGTAAATCGACCAAACGTCCGGCGTCAATGCTCGACCTTCTGCCAGTCGTGAGGCGGGTGCAATGATCTTGGAACGATCTTTATTAGCGACAGACGAGGACATCCTTGGAAGAATTCTACGAGAGGGTCTGTAGAATGTGGGGAGAGAAAAGAAGGATCGGTGCATATTAATATTAGTAACACAGCCTTATATAAGATTTCCAAATCCTAGGTCCTGGCGTTCCGTGGTTGGATGATTAATTCGGATGCTCAACGTAGGGCTGTATGCCACGATATACCTCAACCATATCATGACGGCGAAAGCGGGATCGGGAGATGCTGGGCGCGGTGTGGACGTACGGGCGGTACGGACGATAAGTACAATGCTTTTACTCGCGGTCATGTGGCTGGTGGCTGTTCTCCAAAATTTGAGCTCAGCCAGACGCACTCGTACTGATCAACATCCGGGATGAGTAGCCACGACCTTGGAACAATCACAGAGTAGTTCTTCCTTTATTTCTTTTGTTGATACTCATTCAGCTCATTCTCCCAGGTCAGGTCTTTCTAGTGCCCGCTCTTCTCCGGAACATTTTTCTTATCCTAGTGCACAATCTCCCCAAACCGACAATGAATCCGATGAAGACTTCGTCTATCCTGGTGCTCAAAAAACGAATGAAGAGAATCCTGAAGAACAAACTCATACAGCTGTTCAACAACCCTCACAACCTCGCCCCTCTCCAGCCCAGTTAGAAGCATTATACGCTGCTGCTTCCTCCGGAGACCTTCCATTGCTCAAAAGACTCTTTCGGAATGCTCTCGACACCGGAGATGTGGAAGCCTTTAGCCTTGCCAATGACGCGTCCACGCGAACGGGCCATACTGCTTTGCATGCTGCTGCTAACAAGGGCTATCTGGATATCATTAAGTGGCGTGAGTGTCGTCATTTACTTTTGCTACCAGTTCTTTTCTGTTAACAAGTCCATAAACAGTCGTAGAGGAATGTGGAGCCATGCCAGATCTAGAAGACAAAGAGGGCGAGGTATGTATATATCGATGTTCAGATCAGGCTCCGTTTGCACTCATCGCTTGCGCCTCAGACTGCAGTACACAAAGCTGCTCTTAACGGATATCTTCCTATCATCGAATACCTCTTGCTTGATAAAGCCGAAGTCCACGCCAAGGATGCTGATGGATGGACTGCCCTACATAATGCATGTTCAAAGGTATGTCCCCGCTCCCGGGTCTTTAGCGGTCATTTATCAATACCCACGACAGGGGTATCTTGATATTGTGAGGTGGCTTTGTGAGAAAGGAGGAGCTGCAAGTGAGACGAACGGGGTCCGTGGTGTCGATATGCGTAGCAAAGGTGGGTGGACACCCCTCAGTGAGTGATATTCTTATTCTCTTTTTTAATTCATTTTGCTCACAACTCGTTCCAAAGTGAACGCCGCATCGAAAGGACACCTTCCCGTCGTTCGATATCTTTTGAACAAGCAGTCTGCTGATCCTTTAATACGCAACAATTGGGGAGAGACAGCGTACGATGCGGCAGCTGGGGTCTTTGAGGTTTGGATCTGCGAGGTATATTGTCTCAACCTTATGTTCTTGGCTTCAATTGACTTGCATCTTTAAGATCTTGCAAAAAGCCGAGGCCGAACGATGGCGCAACTCAACAGTCCCATATAATCCACTTTCTGTCCATACAACGGTCCCTATTGTCCTTTACGAAAATCAGCGACTCGATACTCGGATCAAGACTCTTGCTGTGTCCGGTGGTCGACCAAAATTTTCTGCATCAGGTTTGGGCAAACAGGGACGTCGGTCTCCATTTGAATTTCGGTTACCAAACGCCGATGGTGGGTCTGGAGATAAGCTGGTTCCCGCGTGGAGGAGTGATGTTCAACTTCCCTTGAGGGAAAGCCCATGGATATTACCCATTCCTGGCTCAACTCATCTTGAAGGGCGGGAGCGTAGCCATTTTTGGTTGTAAGCCAAATTGACTACATCTGTATGTAAGACTGAGGCCCTCGCACAGATCTGACTGGACTCTGGATGTTACTCACCCTAACGTAGATGCTGAGGGGGGTTGGCAATATTCACATCGGTTTGGAGATCAAGATGACATCTGGACGGCAGAAATGCCACCTCCTCTCGAACGAGTGATATCGGGAGGAGTTACGTTGTCCCCCGGATTAGGAAGTCCCTCTTCCAGGAGGTCTTCCCAGTCGCAACCGACAAGTTGGGTTCGTCGGCGTCGTTGGGTCCGAGTCATGCGCCGTAGGCTTGATATTCCCCCATTACCGTTCCTTCTTCCTGATGGAGGCATGTATCTCATTAACGATGAGGGTAAATTTGTTCCATACACGGAAGGACGACCAAATCTGGCGGAGAATGAAGAGGGGCAGGAGCTCGGTGCTATGTCGTCGAATTTCCTGTCTGCTGCCCATGATTATGTTAGCCGAGCACGGTATCTGGTGGGAACCCAATCCGATTGGGACAATGTAGCGACAACGCCTATCGAAGCGCGACGGGCTATTGCGAAATTGGAACGTGCGACAACCGAGTTAAGGCAAGGCATTCTGAGTAAATCATTCTCGTCCATCCAGCTCCAATGTCTTGACATTTGCTGTCGCAGGTGATGATGATACGGAGAGGAAAACCCAAGCAGAAGTGCTATTGAATGCTTACGGTCGGGAGCTCGAGCGGAGGAGACGTGCTGCCGGCGCGCAAGGGCTCCTTGTCTCGGGAGATGGTACGACCTGCTATCCTTCTGTTTGCATGGGCTCTACTCATGTATTGCTTAGATGATCAcatagaagatgatgacgaggatgaggatgaagagttCTATTACCCTGGATCTTCACAAGCGAGCATAATCAGATCGTCTTCTCGATCGTCAAATTCTACGGATTATTTTAACCGCCCAAGCACGTCCCGTCAGCCAACCGATCTGACGCCGCAGTTGTCCCAAGCTCCTGATTTCCGTGTGCCAACACATGAAGCTCCTCAGAAAGTTACTCGATGGACTCAACCCAGTCCTTACCAGATACATCAATGGGAACGTGACGAGGACGTTCCTAAATGTCGGGAGTGTCAACGGCGTTTCAATTTCATCAATCGCAGAGTACGTTCATTTGACTGATTTCAGAGAATGGCATTACTAATTTAGTTTGAAGCATGTATGTAAATTCTTCTCATCGATTTCAAGTTCGCGTTGACGAACGCCAATTTCCACCAATAGCATTGCCGTCGATGTGGCAAGATATTCTGCGACCGCTGCTCGTCTTTCAGAGCCCTTTTGGATCCTTCAGACATCGTGCATGAGCCTGGACACACAGACGACGCTCCCACCTCAAGTAGCCAGCGTGTATGTCAAAAGTGCTTTGCGGAAGTCAACGGAACTATTCCTAGTCCCCTTCAAGGGATGCGGATCCCTTCGATGGAAAGAATTTTTGTTGACCAGGAACGACTAAATGTGCCTCTTAACCGTGGACAGTCTACTTCACAACTTAGCGATCTTTCGGAGTAGGTTTGATGTTCATCACGGTTCGTCAATGGCTAATCTTGCTCGATGACAGATGTCCGGTATGCAATTCGAGTCTCGAACAACTTGGGGGTGTAACAGAACAGGAGGCACACGTCAAAGCGTGTTTGGAAGGCGGTTTCAACCCCCCCGAATCTCAGACGGCGAAATATCTGGTCTACCGCCTACCTGCAAACAGTGCTCTCATCGGGGTTGAATGTTCGTTTTTTGTTATGTCTCAGAAGAATGTTAATCAGACCTGTCTTTAGGCGTTATCTGTCTAGAAGAGTTTGTCGGAGGTGAGAATATTCGCACTCCGTTGAAAGTTTGCAGTCTAAAGTGATTATAGGTTCGACTGTCGCACGCCTGAGTTGCCTCTGTAGTTTTCACAATGGTTTGTGTCCAACACTTTATATATTTCTCAATGCTGAATAACGCCTCCAGTCTGTCTCTCGTCCTGGCTCCAAAGAGGTAAAAGTTGCCCTGTCCACGCTCGGTAATATTATCCTGTCCGTGCAGTCGAGGCGCAATACCCATCTATCACATGTAGTCATGGCTATTGGAACCAACTACCTGTGGACCCTGGATCGATGCTTGTTGATTTCATATATCTAGATAATCCCTGTGGTACATATAACCGTTTCAATGCAGCCTAATTTCAATCGCCGTCGTAACGAGGCTCATAGAAGGTACTATAGCAGAGTTTGTTGTGGTCGATCCGTATAATTTCTGATAGATCCTCCTCGTCTGGTTCGACAATGTCTTGACCTTTCCGACCATCATCCTggtcatcatcaaaccacGTCGCAGGgtcatcatcgtcgtcgtcgtcgtcgtcttcttcttcttccagatCGGATTCTGTAGGTTTGTGGTTCCTGATAAAGCGACGTCAGTCGGCCTTGAGTAAAGAGAATAGACGTCGGACGTAAGTACATAAATGCCCAAAGCCGAGCTTCAACTTCTGCTCTGGTGAGTACTTCTCCCTTGACAGGTAGTCCTTGACGTCTTCGTTTCTCAATGAGTTTCTGCTGTCGTTCACGATCCTGAGCATGAGCTCGCTGTTCAATATCGATTGCCTCTTGCACGTTCAGCGACCCGACAGCTCCGTGGGTATCGCCCTGAGGGGGGGGGAAAAGCGTGGGATGAATATGTTAGCCGGTGAAAGAGGGAATGGTGTCCGTACGAATCTCGCCAACGCTCGTCGCTTTGCATCAATTGCCCTGCTCATGGGGGATTCGGGTGCGTGAGGTACTGGTATATTATCGCCTATCCTCGTATTCATCATACCGGTATTGATAACATCCATTCCATGTATTTCGAGTTGACTTACAATCGCGACCTGCTCAGCCGCGATCCTCTGTGCATAGGTTGATGTCGATGCACCACTGTTACGAGAATATAAGAGGGGATGTGTTTGAAAGACTAAGAGTTGAACGCACGGTGATGATAGCGTCTTGGAGTTCTTCGCATAGCGGTCTTGTAGTTCTCGAACAGACATTTCTGAAATAGGCTTGGGTTTCTCTCGAAGGGGGGCACGAAATCCTGGAGGAACAGTATTCTTTCGACGCATTGCTGCATTACTGGATAGTCTTGGGGAAGTAGGGGGGGAAGACATCATGGTGTGTAGGTAAAAGGGTTGTAAACCCACAACGTTTTACTTATATTCTCTCAGAAAGGATTGCCTTTTTGGGAACCCTGTCCGATGTAGTAGCAAGCTATTGTCAGTTACACAAATAGTATACATTCCTCCAGGCGTTTGTCTTATGATACAGATAGCTTGTAGACTCAACATTACATGTACATACCACCCTGTGATAAATTGTGAGTCAGTAAGTAGCAGCGACGTAGATGGTTCGTCGTTACTTACGAAGCCTGGAGGCATGAATTCGTCGTTGTCTGGGCTGCGCATGTTCCCACCCCCGGGGACACCGCCTCTTCCACGCCCTGAGGGACCTAGGTTTCCGGGAAAGGGACCAAGAGTCGGTCCGACAGGATCGAATCTAGCACCAGGAGGTGCGCCCATAGGAGGTAGAAAACCATCTCCACCCCAGGGACCACGGGCACCAGGCTGCTGACTCCTACCACCGAAAATGGGATGATTTGGGCCGACAAACATACCGTCGTCGTTATCAGGAGGGAAAAGAGGCGGTGGATGGAAACTACCGCCAGGCAGAGGATCCAAGTCCCGCCGTCCTATCTGGAGTGGATTTTGCGGGGGCAGATGGGAGGGACCGCGGCGCGGAAACTCTTCATACGGATCGTACCGGGGGAACTGGGGCACTTGAGGCCGAGCGTCACGATTTATGTTATCATTACTCTGCTGCAGCCGAGTAGCTGAGTGAGAGGGTTGCTCAGTAGCCGTGGGTTCCTCTGTATAGCCATCTTTCCGCAGTCCTGGAACAAGCTTCTGAATCACCTTTAACTTGTATTCAGAGACAAAGTCGGTAACTCGAGCAGAGGATATGAAGCAATGAACAAGAGGTTGTGTGACCGCCTCGCCGAGGTCGTAAGGGAAGGAAGCTGGCGATATGAAGTTGTTCGTGGATATATCTAGAGAGGCAACTTTTTCACTCTTACAAGACATTGAGTAGGAAGATATTAACCAGAAAAAAGACCTACTTCTGTGGCGATAGCATTGAAAAGTAGACGAGAACCCATACTGGATATTTTGAGGAGGAAATCAAGGCTGCTCTGATCGTGTTTATATCGGAAAGTGTAGTTCCCAGGGCCATTCTTATTCCATCCGGTAGGAAGGGTGTTACTAAAGTTGTGAGATGTTGGGGAAGACTCGTCGACAGCAACAAGACGAAAAGCTAAAGCGGACAAGATGGAATGAGAGAGCGCTGCAAGGCCATCCTGAGGTGTTTGAAGCTTTTTGTCCGACTCTGGTAGGAGTGAAGGAATAAGGGATAACAAAGCAGAAGCATCCAGTATGTTAGGCATGGTGACAGTATCGGTGAAATGAGAGTCATACTGGGCCGGCCGAGTCACATGCGGTTATAATTAGAGGTCCGATCCGGCAACCTCCCTGGGCCATTTTGGTGGTTACTCGCCCGTTTCTGTcctattattattattattattaagCCTATGTCCCGTGTCCCCGGCTTACGGTTGTCAAGCAGCTCACCCCGTTTCTGTCTACATGCAGACCAGGCCATCCCTGTCTATATCGGAGTATGGGTCCATTTCCGTGCTTTCCGTCTCCATAAGGATCGGGCAGTCGGCAATATTTTTCTACATCGCGGATCGGGCCGCCCAGGGCATACTGTACGTATGCCCCTCCTATCACATGTGCAAGGCGTCGATAATCAAGTACAAACAtaccttcctctccttcttccattTTCGTTATTGGGCAATGAAACGAAGAGACAGATCGTATTCCCCCGACGTTGCAAACAAAAGGGTAAGACACTCTTCTCATCGTTCATCTCGGTCTCCGTCGCCCATTAGGCGTGCTCCAAGGCTCAGTATTAGGTCACGACACGACGACGATAGGGACAGGGACAGGGATTGGGGCCGTGACCGGGACAGACGTGATAGAGACAGGGATAGAGACAGAGACCGTTACCGGGACGATAGACTTAAGGATGAAAGAAGGAGGGACTATAGAATCGATAGACGTGACGAACGGCGGGATGACCGACGCCGCTCCCGTTCCAGGGACCGCAGGTCTCGTTCAAGGGAGCGTCAACCTGCAATACCACCTTCTCCTCAGGCTACCCCAACGCCTGAAGCCGTGGCCACACCTACACCTCCCCCTGAAGATGAAGCAATAAAGGCAAAACGTGCAAAGTTCGAAGCATGGAAAAAGGGCCGAGAGGCAAAAAAAGCCCTTGGTGAGGCAAAAGCCAAAGCAATGGCTTTAGCCGGCAAGTCAGCTCCAGGTAAGTAGTGTCGTGCTCTTTCCTTTCGGAAATACTGGATTTCACATCACTTGATCGCCCATAGTATTGGCCGAACTACCTGCGAAACCTACTGGACAACTTAACCGTGCAGCCCTCGGCGGCTTAGGGCTAAAGGGACTACCTCTCAAACCAGAATTCACAAAAGCAATGACAGCATCGATGGATGACTCGGTTGAAACCAAACGTAAATTGGAGAAGTTGGAGGATATGCCTGCAATAGACATGAGCATGAATGAAGGTGAAGCCAGCGTTGGGGATCTTGAGGtcgacgatgatgatgaggaagcgAACAGAATGGATCAGGCACTGAGGAAGAAAGCTGAACAGGCTATGGTGGTTGATGACGAGGAGACTGATCCTTTGGATGCCTTCATGAGTGGAGTTAAAGAGGAGGTGAAGAAGGTCAATAT encodes the following:
- the NCS1 gene encoding Neuronal calcium sensor 1 (BUSCO:EOG09264RR2), whose amino-acid sequence is MGKSQSKLSPEQLADLQKNTYFDKKELQQWYKGFRKDCPSGQLDKAEFGRIYKQFFPFGDPTEFADYVFNVFDENKNGTIDFKEFICALSVTSRGRLDEKLKWAFQLYDIDKDGTITYDEMLQIVQAIYKMTGEMVKLPNDEDTPEKRVDKIFKNMDRDKDAKLTFEEFVEGSKQDPTIVQALSLYDGLV
- a CDS encoding uncharacterized protein (MEROPS:MER0000598), with the protein product MLKRILERFSRLRPTTDRPKKTRQSRVWRYVYWGPTVVVLGQYFYNLKTVSGRSMQPTLNPDSSLRKDIALFDRFAIHTLQRFQREDIVTLKSPENPERTLVKRIIALPGDLVKTLPPYKEAEVVVPTGHVWIEGDEPFRSDDSNRFGPVSASLIDSRMVCVIWPLSRFGLPQQSTTLQAVSPGDHPSQRAARAEFERYRWRQSRVVRSTDF
- a CDS encoding uncharacterized protein (BUSCO:EOG0926431P), with product MSAPAVSLYLDPQIRDWVLFPITLVMILVGILRHYVVLLLQSAPKKLSRVAIREHRALTRSQILRATAASSPVPPPLYKSISGYLMEAFDSGAYLKDGPPKDDTPQAPPNPMSDPAAMDGMMAGMKTQMVMMVPQMLIMGWINFFFQGFVLIKLPFPLTLGFKSMLQRGIETPDMDVRWVSSLSWYFLNFFGLNGLYRLILGNDNAADSSQAMMASPFAGAGVTPGQPQDFNKLFKAEKDNLAFAEGLYTWVGDDVEERLLRKYGKLPKI
- a CDS encoding uncharacterized protein (BUSCO:EOG09262DKA), whose amino-acid sequence is MHRSFFSLPTFYRPSRRILPRMSSSVANKDRSKIIAPASRLAEGRALTPDVWSIYNVANLPADCINLGQGYMNFPPPKWVTEAAEQALNNVMANHYSHPKGRLRLREAIKTYYGPQLQRDLNAETEILVTSGANEGQYSVWTAFLEHNDEVILFEPFFDQYLPSVVFNGGKPVYVPLHPPKGSGKSTSNDWTIDNDELRRAVTPRTKMIVVNTPHNPVGKVFTRKELEAIAAVAEQFNLIVMSDEVYDQLVFDGKEHVRIATLPGMWDRTVTVGSAGKAFAATGWRVGWLIGPQSLIQPTLAASTRIVFCSNSPLQEAVAAGLEQVVQRNFFQIQRDEYAERRQILIDCFDQLGLPYTNPEGGYFILLDVSRVQIPDDYPFPESLQGRGFDFKAGWFLALEVGVSSIPVSEFYCPEHSKIGENFLRFAFCKDADTLRRAAERLQNVKRYIK
- a CDS encoding uncharacterized protein (MEROPS:MER0000598); the encoded protein is MLKRILERFSRLRPTTDRPKKTRQSRVWRYVYWGPTVVVLGQYFYNLKTVSGRSMQPTLNPDSSLRKDIALFDRFAIHTLQRFQREDIVTLKSPENPERTLVKRIIALPGDLVKTLPPYKEAEVVVPTGHVWIEGDEPFRSDDSNRFGPVSASLIDSRMPFHPATTHRNELLGQNLRGIGGGNREWCGALTFESKFLVSALALRLRSLVPIP